CCTTTGTGGCTTTCGGCTAGCTGGCTTTCAAGCGCATCCAGTTTGTCCTGTGCCTCCTTGATCTTACCGTAACGGAGTTCGGCTACTTTTCCGTAGTTGCCTTCGCGCTCGGCACGTTCGGCTTCTGCCTTAAAGTTCTCGATCTCGGTTTTGGCAGCTTGTATGTTATCCACAACATCTTTCTCGCTCTTCCAGCGGGCGTAGATCTCGTTGCGGTCTTCTTTCAGGTTAGCAAGTTCCATACCGAGCGATTTTAGTTTCGGCTCGTCGTTCTCACGTTTAATAGCCTCGATCTCGATCTCCAGCTGCATGATCTTACGGTCCAGCACATCCAGTTCTTCCGGCTTGGAGTTGATCTCCATACGCAATTTGGATGCCGCCTCATCCATAAGGTCGATAGCCTTGTCCGGAAGGAAACGGTTGGTAATATAGCGCTGCGATAGCTCTACTGCGGCTATGATCGCATCGTCTTTTATCCTTACTTGGTGGTGGGTCTCATATTTTTCTTTGATACCGCGAAGGATGGATATAGCGCTTTCGGTATCCGGCTCGTCCACCATTACCTTTTGGAAGCGGCGTTCGAGCGCTTTGTCTTTTTCGAAGTATTTCTGATATTCGTCAAGGGTTGTTGCGCCTATTGCTCGAAGCTCGCCACGGGCCAGGGCAGGTTTCAGGATGTTCGCGGCATCCATCGCGCCTTCACCGCCACCGGCACCCACAAGGGTATGTATCTCATCAATAAACAGCACGATATCGCCTTCGGCAGAAGTAACTTCCTTCACTACGGACTTCAAACGCTCTTCAAATTCACCTTTGTATTTAGCACCCGCTATCAGCGCACCCATATCAAGGGAGTACACGATCTTGCTCTTGAGGTTCTCAGGTACGTCGCCCTGTACGATACGGTGTGCAAGTCCTTCGGCAATAGCGGTCTTACCCACGCCGGGCTCACCTACGAGCATCGGGTTGTTTTTGGTGCGTCGCGAAAGGATCTGCAAAACGCGACGTATCTCCTCATCGCGGCCGATAACCGGGTCGAGTTTTCCCTCGTTAGCCAACTGGTTGAGGTTCTTAGCATATTTGTTAAGCGAATTATAGGTTTCTTCGGCGCTGGCAGAAGTCACTCTTTCTCCTTTTCGAAGTTCATCGATAGCTGCTTTCAGGCCTTTTTCGGTTACACCCTGGTCTTTTAATATCTGGGCTACTTTGCTTTTGGAAGCAAAAATGGCCAGCAGCAAATGCTCGATGGAAACAAATTCATCGTTCATTTTACGTGCAATGTTCGAGGCTTCGGTAAGGGCGGTACCTGCATCGCGGGAAAGTCCTATTTCGCCACCTAATACTTTCGGGAAGCCTTCTATAACCCTGTCCAGTACCTGGTTGAATATTGGGAGGTTTACATTAAGTTTTTTAAGAAGGAAAGGCGTTACGTTTTCGTCCACTTCCAGGATAGCTTTCACGATGTGCTCGTTTTCTATCTGTTGCTGGCCAAGGCTTTGGGCGAGTTGCTGCGCCCTCTGTATGGCCTCTTGTGATTTTATGGTAAAATTGGCAAAGTTCATATTCTAATTTATTTAAATTTGATAAGACTGTTTCAATTTCTGTTCCTTTAAGTAAAAACCGACAAATTGTCCTGAAGCACCAGTATTTATTACTAGTTTAGCAGACAAAATGTCTTAAAAATGTCAATATGGGCTTATTTAATAAAATGTTTGGCGAATCTGATAGTAAAGATACATCATCTTTGGGTGTAAAATGGAACAATTTAACGTCATCGCAACAGCTTGATGATATTATTCAGGAGTCGGCAGAGACACCCGTACTTATCTTTAAACACAGTACGCGATGTGGTATTAGCCGAATGGCGTTGAAGGGATTTGAGAGCGAATATGCAATCGAAGCTGATAAGGTAAAGCCCTATTTTTTAGACCTGCTGGAACACCGGGATATTTCGAATGAAATTGCCACGATCTTCCATGTCGAGCACCAGTCGCCGCAATTGCTGCTTGTGAAGGATGGCGTGGTTACCTATCATACTTCCCACGGCGACATTAATGCCGGGGAAGTGAAAGCAAAGTTGTAGAACTTATCGGTAGAACACATTTTTCTTTCAGCCTTTCTGTTAGGATTTATCTTTATAAATCAGGATTGTTTCCCCGGGTATTAATGGCTTTTAATACTTTAAATTCGGGAACTCATATAAACAAAACGCCCCCAACCGGGGCGTGTATTATTTTTTAAAAGATGGAATTATAACTCAGTTATTATTATCGAAAGAAAATCTTACATTAGTGCGAGATAATCTCTATGGATGAAAAAGCCTAATCTTAATTTAAATGCGAGGCCCCTATTTATAATAGTGATCTCAATACTGTTCTTTTTGTGTAGGCATACAGGCAATAAAAATAGTAATGACATTGCACAATTAACCACAAATATCAACAAAAACAAAGATTGTATAAAGGAAACCGGAGAACTGGATGCGGATAGTATTGCTTTTGACGGAATTTTGCAGGATGCATTAAAGTTAGCCGATAAAAATATAAGTAAAAATAATTTCTCTAAAAAATACAATGTCGTTTCAGAAGCGGATGGAAGTCCTATAGTGGAAGTTGAGATTAATTTAGGCTATCATTTTACAAAAACATTACAACACCTCGTAGTTCGGAGGAAAGACCCATCCACGGTTTATATTGACATTTTCTCTAAGCAAAATAAAAAGTTTAAAAAAGTGCTTTCGCATGAACAATGGGCGTTGGAATATACAAACGATACTATTCGGAATGTTAATGGTGACGGATATAAAGATTTTATAGTTAATTGGTATGGCAGCAGCGGATGTTGTCTCAAAGCATTCAGTAATGTTTATCTATTAAGGGCGGACAAGCAGACTTTTGCTAAGAACCTGGAGTTTATAAATCCAACCTTTTCGCCAGAAGAAGGTATTATCAGGGGTGTATGCTATGGTCAGCCGGGAGAAACGGAAATGTATAAATATAAATGGAATGGGGAACTGACCGATACTTTGGAATATGTCTCCTACCAAATAGATGATGCGGGAATTAAGACAGGAAAAGTTATCCTTTCTAATGGAGATTCATACAGCAAAAAGTATAAGGTCATCAAAGTATTAAATGCTGTCCCGCAAGAATATAGGAAGATCGGTGGCTATGACTGGTTTACGGGAAATGTTGTGATTAAACAGAAATATAAAAGCCCCTTTCGGGGCTTTACTCTTTTTACTTCTTATAAGGAGGCAGCAACTTACTGCACACTTCCCCAAAGCCTATCCGTACCTCGTCGTTCTCACAATAGCCGCGCATGATCACGCTGTCGCCGTCGTTGATGAACTTGCGTTCGGTACCGTCTTTAAGGGTTATTGGGTTCTTGCCGCCCCAGGTAAGTTCCAGCATAGATCCGAAGCTATCGGGCGTAGGGCCGGAGATGGTACCGCTTCCCATAAGATCACCACTGTTGATGCGGCAGCCATTTACGGTGTGGTGCGCCAGCTGCTGTGCCATGCTCCAGTACATATATTTAAAGTTCGAATTTGAGATCACGGTCTCTTCGCCGCCTTCCGGCTCGATAGCAACCTGTAGTTTTATGTCAAACGCGTGCGCGCCTTGCTGTTGCAGGTATTCCAATGGCTGCGGGTCGTTTTGCGAAGGCCCTTTGGTACGGAAAGGTTCCAACGCATCCAGCGTTACAATCCATGGAGACATGGACGATGCGAAGTTTTTCGCTAAGAATGGCCCAAGCGGCACGTACTCCCATTTTTGGATATCGCGTGCGCTCCAGTCGTTGAACAGCACCATCCCGAAGATATGCTCTTCGGCCTCTTCCACAGGTATTTGCTCTCCCATAACGTTGGCATCGGTAGTGATGAACGCCATTTCAAGCTCAAAGTCTACCAGCTTGGATGGGCCATATACCGGTTTTTCGGCGCCAGGAGGCAAAGTCTGGCCATAAGGGCGGTGCACCGGAATTCCCGAAGGTACTATTGTAGACGATCTTCCGTGGTAGCCCACAGGCAGGTGGAGCCAGTTGGGCAGCAGTGCATTTTCAGGGTCACGGAACATGATGCCTACATTGGTAGCGTGCTCACGGCTCGAATAAAAGTCGGTATAATCACCAATAAGCACCGGCAGCTGCATTTCGACATCCTCTATGTTGAATATCACCACAGCTTTATGGTCTTCATTATCTTTAAGTTCGTTATTGGTCGCATCAAATAGGTCGGCAATGCGGTTGCGCACCAGTCTCCATGTCTTTTTCCCGTCAGATATGAAGTCGTTTAATGTATCCTGCATGAACATATCGTCGGTAAGTTCGATGCCTTCAAAATAATTAAGCTGCTGGAGTGCGCCAAGGTCGATCGCATAATCGCCGATCCGCGTGCCAATGGTCACAACATCATCTTTGGTTATAAACACGCCAAAAGGGATGTTCTGGATTGGAAAATCGCTGTCTTTTGGTACATTAAGCCAGGATTTTCTGGATGGGTCATTTGCAGTTAGTGGCATATTCTAAGTATGTGTTTTTTTGTTTTATTGAATTATCAAATATAGTCTCCTCTGTCGTTTTACCAAACGTTTTTTTGTACTTTTGACAGCAAATTAACGAAAAATTATAAAATGCAACGCGACGAACAAATTTTCGACCTGATCCTGGAAGAGCAGGAAAGGCAGATACACGGACTGGAACTAATTGCATCAGAAAATTTTGTGAGCGACCAGGTGCTGGAAGCCGCAGGTTCTGTTTTAACGAATAAATATGCAGAGGGCTATCCCGGCAAACGCTATTATGGCGGATGTGAGGTAGTTGATGTTATTGAGCAGATCGCTATCGACAGGGCAAAAGAACTGTTCGGCGCAGAATATGTAAACGTGCAGCCGCATTCCGGATCGCAGGCTAATACAGCTGTATATGCCGCTATCCTTAAGCCGGGCGATAAAATATTAGGTTTCGACCTTTCGCACGGCGGACACCTTACGCACGGTTCGCCTGTTAATTTTTCAGGTAAATTATACAACCCTGTGTTTTATGGTGTAGAGCAGGAGACAGGCCGTCTGAATTACGACAAGATACAGGAAATAGCCGAAAAAGAAAAGCCCCAGGTGATCATCGCAGGCGCTTCAGCCTATTCACGTGATATGGACTTTAAGCGTTTCCGCGAAATTGCAGACAGCGTAGGCGCACTGCTTATGGCCGATATTGCTCACCCTGCAGGGCTTATAGCCAAAGGCCTTATGAACGACCCAATCCCACATTGCCACATCGTTACGACTACTACCCACAAAACCCTTCGCGGGCCACGTGGCGGTATGATCATGATGGGTAAGGATTTCGAGAACCCGTTCGGGCTGAAAACACCAAAAGGCGAGATCAGGATGATGTCGTCCTTGCTTGATGGCGCTGTATTCCCGGGTAACCAGGGCGGGCCGTTGGAGCATATTATTGCAGCTAAAGCAGTGGCTTTTGGTGAGGCGTTAACCGATAATTTCTTCCGTTATGCCATGCAGGTGCAAAAGAATGCCAAAGCAATGGCAGCAGCTTTTGTAAATAGGGATTACAACATCATTTCCGGCGGTACCGATAACCACATGATGCTTATCGACCTCAGGAATAAAAACCTTTCGGGTAAAGAAGCGGAGAACGCTTTAGTAAAAGCCGAAATCACGGTAAACAAGAATATGGTACCGTTTGATGACAGGTCGCCATTCGTAACTTCGGGTATCCGGGTGGGAACAGCAGCTATCACTACTCGCGGACTTGTAGAAGCAGATATGGAAACTATCGTGGCGCTTATCGACCGTGTAATAATGGACCACACCAACGAGGAGGTGCTGGAGCAGGTTGCTGATGAGGTAAACGACATGATGAGCGAAAGGCCGATATTCGTGTTTTAATTCATTCATGTAAAATTTTTTAAGTCCCAATTGTTTGGGACTTTTTTATTTCCCATAAATTAGGCCCACAAATATGGGAGATACACAAGGCAATTTCAGGAAAGTATATTTTGAGCACAGGATACTCGTGTATAACCTGGCGCTCCATTACGTGCTAAACATTGAGGATGCCGAGGAAATAACCCAGGATGTTTTTGTAAAAGTACACGAGTCGTTCGCAACATTCAAAAATGAGTCATCGCTGAAAACCTGGATCTACCGGATAACGGTAAACCAATCCCTTGACTTCATAAAGCGCCGCGACAGCAAAAAGCGGTTCTTTATCTTCGGAAGGAAAAGCACATCTGAAAAAGAATATATAAACCTTTCCAGTTTTGAACATCCGGGAATTGCTCTTGAAGACAAAGAGAAGTCAAAATTGCTTTTTTCGATCATCGACCAATTACCCGAAACCCAGAAGACCGCTTTCCTGTTATCAAAGCTCGAAGGCCTTGCAAACCCGGAAATTGCGGCTATTATGGAAACCAGCATAGGCGCGGTAGAATCGCTGTTGGTAAGGGCAAAAAAAACATTACAGGAAAAACTTGACGGAAAATTTGAAGGATACCGCAGGAAAAAATAATAAACAGCGTCTAAATGGATATGGAAAAGCAAAAATGGATAGAGGATGTAATTGATAGCGGCAGCAGGGTGCGAAAACTCGCTCCGCGTGACAGCCTTTTGGAAGCTATCGAAAGGAGGGTAGCCCCAGTTGCTGAGGTTCCGGCCAGGAAAGTCTGGATAGCTGCGGCATCTGTCGCCGTACTGATAGCGCTGAATTTTGCAGCTATCAAAGCGGCAGGCGATACCGGCACCGAAAAATCTTCAACAACCGAAACACCGCTTTATACTAATAACCAGCTTTATTAATATGAAAAAGACAACATTATTAGGGATAGGGATTGTACTCCTTTTAGTTATAAACGCTGCCACGCTGGGCTTTGTATACTTTAAGGCAGGCCCTCCGCCAAGGCATCCCGAACCAAAACAAGTCATTGCGGAGATGCTTCATTTTGATGAGAGCCAGCAACATCAATACGAGGAAAAGATTGCATGGCATCGTACACGCATCAATGAGCTGGATGGCAAGATCAGGAAAGCGAAAGAACAGCTTTACGAAACGCTTGCCGACAACAATTCCCTAAAAAAGGACAGCCTTACGCAGGTTTTAACAGAGCTGCATAAGGAAATTGAGGAAACACATTATAAGCATTTCAGCGATATAAAATCAATCTGCAAACCGGAGCAGCAGATTTATTATAAACAGCTTATACTTGATTTGCCTCACCTTTTTGGGCCACAGCACAAACCCAAGCATAAGCGTAATTAAATAAATTGGACTAAAGATTTAAAATGTAATTACAATGTAGTTATATTGTAGATTTATTGTTAATGTCCTTTTAATTAAGTTGTTATAGGTTTGTAGTTTCTTTATATTTAAGGTAAATACCTTACTTATGGAAACTTATTTTGTTGTTCTGCAACTGCCGGGCAGTACAGAACTTAAATTTGTAGATGGCAAATACAGCCCTGAAAATTTCTGGCATTATGCTGCTACCGTTATCGGTAATGGAAAATCGGATATCATATCTGTCAGGCAGGATACAGGAGTATCGGAAGAGTTGCGCAGCCACGCTGATTGCAGCAGGAAATTTGAAACTTACATATTATTTTACCTAATGCTTAGTAAAGACGAGATACGGGATAAGAACACAATCCTTCGTAAAATATCTGACCTGCTGAAGGTAGCCAACTACGAGTTTGTTATAGATGCGAATGACAATTACCAGCTTGTGATGCGCGATTATATGGATATGGATAACACGGATATCACAGGGCATTATTATGGAGGTACGCATTTATCGGCCTAATCCGGATGAGAGTTGAAAAGAAATGCTTTCCGTTACAAAATCAATTATGATTTGTGTGACACAGGCACTGTGTCTCTATGTAAACGTTAATTTCATATTGTCAATGCATCATACTTCGGACATCCGACATACAACTTCTACTGTAAAATTTTATATTACATTTTAGAATTTCTAAGCTGTAAAGTGCTAATTTTATAGCTATGGAAACGCACAGAAAAAAAGGCTTCATATTTAAAACCTACGAAGCCCCGTATATATCGCCATTCGACAAGCTTTTCGAGATATTTACAGAGCTGATTACCCATACTTCGGGCGATCTTGATGAAGCGATCGACTGGTTGCGGCAGCTTGACAAGGAGTACAAACTGACTGACGAAAACTACACCATTGATGATTTTATAGAAGACCTGAAGAAGAAAGGCTATATCCGTGAGGAGATAAAGCCGGACGGTTCGGGTGGGATGAAGATAACGTCTAAAACCGAGCGCTCCATTCGCCAGCAGGCATTGGAACAGATATTCGGCAACCTGAAACGCGCCGGGTCGGGCAGCCACCGCACGAAATATTCCGGCAGCGGGGATGAGCACACAGGCGAGTTCAGGGAGTACCGCTTTGGTGACAGCCTGGAAAGGATATCGCTTACCGAAAGCCTCCGCAACGCCCAGGTGAATAATGGCATCGAGGACTTCCAGCTCTACGAGAATGATCTTGTGGTGGAAGATTCCCAGTTCAAGGCTCAGATGAGTACCGTACTGATGATCGACATCAGCCACAGCATGATACTCTATGGCGAGGACCGCATCACACCCGCGAAAAAAGTCGCCATGGCATTAGCCGAGCTGATCACCACCCGCTACCCCAAAGACACTTTGGACATACTGGTTTTCGGGAATGATGCCTGGCCAATAGCAATAAAAGATTTGCCCTATTTAAATGTAGGACCGTATCATACCAATACAGTTGCCGGGCTGCAATTGGCAATGGATTTGCTGCGCCGCAAGCGCAACACCAACAAGCAGATATTCATGATAACCGACGGCAAGCCAAGCTGTGTACGACAGTCTGATGGTACGTATTATATGAACAGCAATGGCCTCGATGATTATATCGTGGACAAATGCTATACTATGGCACAGCAGGCACGCAAGCTGCACATTCCTATCACGACCTTTATGATAGCGCGCGACCCCTACCTGCAGGAGTTTATACAGCATTTTACCGAGGCCAATCAGGGTAAAGCATTCTATACCGGCCTGAAAGGATTGGGCGAAATGATATTTGAAGATTATGAGGCGAACAGGAAAAAGAGGGTGAAATAGATTATTAGACTTTTGGACATTAGATGTGGAATGAAAGAACCTGTTAAAGTTTTTGTGGTTGGAGAGTATTCAGTTCATCTGTATGAAGAAACAGGCTTTAATTTAAATGATCCTGCTGCATTTGGTTACGGTTACATTTATATAAATGATACTGGCTACAGGCCTGCATCCCTTATTGGTATACAGGTATTTACAAACGGTATAGTTATAGCATCATGTATTGTTGGTTCTGATGGAGGTGCCACAGGAATACATAATCATTCAGCAATTATCAGTCAAAATGAATTGATGCTTTGCTGTTCGGATACGGTATTTAAACTTATTATTCCTGATTTAAGCCTTCAATGGAAGACCATAGCAGACTCAGTGACATGCTTTGGTATATACCCTCATAAAGACGGCTATATTGTCCATGGTGAACTTGAAATTACATATCTAAATACATACGGACAAATAGTTTGGCAGGTTGGCGGACGTGATATATGGACAACAATCGAAGGAGCGGCTGATGACTTTAAAATTTTTGATAAATATATTATAGCCCGGGATTGGGGGCATAACAAATACAAAATAGATTTTAACGGAAACATAACTGATTATAACGAGAATAATATATGAACATAGAAAACATAAAAACATTAGGCGAATTAAAAAAAGCAGGCTACCAAAGCAAAAACATTAATGATGAGCTGCGCGGAAACCTGCGGGATAAAATAAAAAAAGGTGAGAAAGTATTTGAAGGTGTTTGGGGATTTGAGAACACCGTAATCCCTGAACTGGAACGCGCCATCCTTTCGAGGCATAACATTAATTTATTAGGATTGCGAGGACAGGCAAAAACCCGTCTTGCGCGACTGATGGTCAATCTGTTGGATGAATATATTCCGTTTGTGGAAGGCTCTGAAATCAATGACGACCCGCTACAGCCTATTTCACGCTACGTCAAAGAACTTATTGCCGAAAAAGGCGATGACACTCCGATAAGCTGGCTGCACCGCAGTGAGCGCTTTTACGAAAAACTTGCAACGCCGGATGTTACGGTAGCCGACCTGATAGGCGACATCGACCCGATAAAGGCCGCGAGCCTCAGGCTTTCCTATGCCGATGACCGCGTGATCCACTTTGGGATGATACCAAGAGCCAATCGTTGCATTTTTGTTATCAATGAGTTGCCCGATTTGCAGGCGCGCATACAGGTGGCCCTTTTCAACATATTGCAGGAGGGCGACATTCAGATACGTGGCTTCAAAGTGAGGCTCAACCTCGATATCCAGTTCGTATTCACTGCCAACCCCGAAGATTACACCAACCGTGGGAGCATCGTGACACCATTAAAAGACAGGATAGGCTCACAGATCATCACGCACTATCCGGAAACGGTGAAAATAGCCCGCACGATAACCGAACAGGAGGCCAATCTTGACGGCCGCCAGTCCGACACCATACACGTACCGGATCTTGCCCGCGACCTGCTGGAGCAGATAGGCTTCGAGGCGCGTAACAGCGAGTTCGTAGATTACAAGAGCGGAGTGAGTGCCCGTATGAGTATCACCGCTTTTGAGAACCTGCTGAGCACAGCCGAGCGGAGGGCACTAAGGGCAGGGGAGGACAGGACTACTATACGCCTTTCTGACTTTACAGGAATCATTCCGGCCATTACCGGCAAAGTAGAGTTGGTGTATGAAGGAGAACAGGAAGGCGCCGCCATGGTTGCTGAACATTTGATAGGCGCCGCTGTTAAGACTGTTTTTGCCGACTACTTCCCAAAAATAGAAAAGCTGGAAAAGAATGACGGAAAAAGCCCTTACCAGGAAATCATTGACTGGTTCTTTAACGAAAGCGGACTAGAAATGGAAGATGATGCTACTGATGCCGACTATCACAAATTACTAGACAGCATCATCCCGCTTAAGCAAATGATACAAAAATACCAGCCCGATACCCCGGCAGAAGACCTGTATTTCATGAAGGAGTTTATCCTCTGGGGATTGGCCGAAAATAATAAGCTGAGCAAAGACCGCTTTAGCGAAGGCTACCAGTTTAAGGATATTTACGGAAGCTATATCAGTAAGTTGTAAGTAAATCAAAAGAGTTAGCCACATATCATAAAAATTCCACTAATTAAACCGGTGAAATTTCTGTGATTCGTGGCTAATTTTTAATGCATTTCCCTGAGGAAAGCAGTATTTAAGCGTTGGCAACAAAAAAATAACCTATTTTTGCCCTAATTTATAATTGGGATGGAAGATAACTTTAAAATGATTGCCAAAACCTTTTTTGGTTTTGAAGAAATACTGGCCAAGGAACTGCAAATGCTGGGCGCACAGGATGTGGAGCAGGGCGTGCGTATGGTAAGCTTTAAGGGAGATAAGGGTTTTATGTATAAAGCTAATCTCGCCTTGCGTACTTCACTTAAAATACTGAAGCCCGTTTACTTTTTCCGGGCGTATAATGAGCAAAGCTTATATAAAGGGATAATGTCGATGGACTGGTCTAAGTGCCTTAATGCCAACCAGTCATTTGTAATTGATGTAACCCTGCATTCCGATCATTTTAATCATTCGCAGTTTGTTGCGCTCAAGGCAAAAGATGCTATCGTAGACCAGTTCCGTGAACGCTACGGCAAAAGGCCGGATATCGATAAAGACCACCCTGATGTACGCATCAACATCCATATCCATGCCGACCAATGTTCGGTAGCGCTTGATACTTCCGGTGCTTCATTGCACCATCGCGGCTACAGGACAGCAACCAATATTGCACCGATCAATGAGGTGCTGGCTGCAGGAATGCTGCTGCTTTCCGGCTGGGACGGTCAGGGTGATTTCCTCGACCCGATGTGCGGCAGCGGAACAATCCTTGCCGAAGCTGCCATGATTGCCTGTAATATCCCGGCCAACATTAACCGTAAAGAATTCGGTTTTGAAAAATGGAACGACTGGGATAACGACTTGTTTGATAAGATAGTCGATTCTTTAATGAAAAAAACAAGGGAATTCCATTATACCATAAAGGGTTACGACAAAGCGCCATCGGCAGTAAATAAAGCTAAAGATAATATCATTAACGCCAACCTTGACGAATATGTAACCGTTGAGCAGCTTAATTTCTTTGAAACCGAAAAAGAAACCCGCGGGCCACTGCACATGGTGTTCAATCCACCGTATGGCGAAAGGCTGGACATCGATATGGAGCGTTTTTACCGCGAAATAGGCGATACCCTGAAACAGTCATATCCGGGTACCAACGCATGGTTTATAACCGCCAACCTTGAAGCGCTTAAATTCGTAGGCCTGAAACCGTCGCGTAAAATAAAGCTCTTCAATGGCAAGCTCGAAGCCCGCTTGGTAAAATACGAAATGTACGAGGGTAGTAAGCGGACAAAATTCCAACGTGAGGAGGAATAATTATTCAGATTGTAGATTTCAGAATTCAGAATTCAGATTGAGCTTCACTCTTGCTTGAATAACAAAGCAGTGTATTCCTTGAATGAAAATAAACAAACACCATGAACAAAAAAGCAAAAGCATTACTATATAATTTCCTTGGATTTGCCCCATTTTTCCTTTTGGGGTGGTACCTTATTGGGAATTTTACAAACCTCACCGGATTTTGGATACCGGCTACTGCCATGGTTGCCTCTACCATACTCGCGCCTAAATTCCAGGTAGCAAAATACATGGGCGAAGAAAAGATTTTTATGAGGTGGCTTTTTGTAAAGGGAATCAAAGAGGTGAAATAATCCGGTCATTGCTATTCGTAAAAAATACCTATTCGTTTAAAATAGTTTGCCCGAAATAAATCCTACCGGTAAATCCTATATATTTGGATAAACAATTTTATGAAAACCATCTTCTTATTCATTGCGTTGGCTCTTAGTACTGTAGGGACAGCACAAAAGATTCCTGCAGATAAGCAACTTTACGATGTAAACATTTTCAGGTGGGCAAAGGGCAATGAAGGCGAGCTGACCGATAAGATCGTACTCATCAATGCCGATGGCAGTGTGACTTTCAATGGGGAGGAACATTTCAGGCAGCTTGACATGAATGCTGTAACAATTGGTTTTAATA
Above is a genomic segment from Flavobacterium album containing:
- the clpB gene encoding ATP-dependent chaperone ClpB → MNFANFTIKSQEAIQRAQQLAQSLGQQQIENEHIVKAILEVDENVTPFLLKKLNVNLPIFNQVLDRVIEGFPKVLGGEIGLSRDAGTALTEASNIARKMNDEFVSIEHLLLAIFASKSKVAQILKDQGVTEKGLKAAIDELRKGERVTSASAEETYNSLNKYAKNLNQLANEGKLDPVIGRDEEIRRVLQILSRRTKNNPMLVGEPGVGKTAIAEGLAHRIVQGDVPENLKSKIVYSLDMGALIAGAKYKGEFEERLKSVVKEVTSAEGDIVLFIDEIHTLVGAGGGEGAMDAANILKPALARGELRAIGATTLDEYQKYFEKDKALERRFQKVMVDEPDTESAISILRGIKEKYETHHQVRIKDDAIIAAVELSQRYITNRFLPDKAIDLMDEAASKLRMEINSKPEELDVLDRKIMQLEIEIEAIKRENDEPKLKSLGMELANLKEDRNEIYARWKSEKDVVDNIQAAKTEIENFKAEAERAEREGNYGKVAELRYGKIKEAQDKLDALESQLAESHKGESLIKEEVTHEDIAEVVAKWTGIPVTKMLQSEREKLLNLEDELHKRVVGQEEAIEAVSDAVRRSRAGLQDQKKPIGSFLFLGTTGVGKTELAKALASYLFDDENAMTRIDMSEYQERHSVSRLVGAPPGYVGYDEGGQLTEAVRRKPYSVVLLDEIEKAHPDTFNILLQVLDEGRLTDNKGRVADFKNSIIIMTSNMGSSIIQEKFENFKGNIETAIEAAKTEVLGLLKQTVRPEFINRIDDIVMFTPLSSDNIREIVGLQLKSVTRLLAKQNITLDATPEAIDYLAKKGYDPDFGARPVKRVIQKEVMNELSKQILSGKVTTDSIILLDSFDGELVFRNQSDLVKN
- the ytxJ gene encoding bacillithiol system redox-active protein YtxJ; translated protein: MGLFNKMFGESDSKDTSSLGVKWNNLTSSQQLDDIIQESAETPVLIFKHSTRCGISRMALKGFESEYAIEADKVKPYFLDLLEHRDISNEIATIFHVEHQSPQLLLVKDGVVTYHTSHGDINAGEVKAKL
- the fahA gene encoding fumarylacetoacetase; this translates as MPLTANDPSRKSWLNVPKDSDFPIQNIPFGVFITKDDVVTIGTRIGDYAIDLGALQQLNYFEGIELTDDMFMQDTLNDFISDGKKTWRLVRNRIADLFDATNNELKDNEDHKAVVIFNIEDVEMQLPVLIGDYTDFYSSREHATNVGIMFRDPENALLPNWLHLPVGYHGRSSTIVPSGIPVHRPYGQTLPPGAEKPVYGPSKLVDFELEMAFITTDANVMGEQIPVEEAEEHIFGMVLFNDWSARDIQKWEYVPLGPFLAKNFASSMSPWIVTLDALEPFRTKGPSQNDPQPLEYLQQQGAHAFDIKLQVAIEPEGGEETVISNSNFKYMYWSMAQQLAHHTVNGCRINSGDLMGSGTISGPTPDSFGSMLELTWGGKNPITLKDGTERKFINDGDSVIMRGYCENDEVRIGFGEVCSKLLPPYKK
- the glyA gene encoding serine hydroxymethyltransferase, producing MQRDEQIFDLILEEQERQIHGLELIASENFVSDQVLEAAGSVLTNKYAEGYPGKRYYGGCEVVDVIEQIAIDRAKELFGAEYVNVQPHSGSQANTAVYAAILKPGDKILGFDLSHGGHLTHGSPVNFSGKLYNPVFYGVEQETGRLNYDKIQEIAEKEKPQVIIAGASAYSRDMDFKRFREIADSVGALLMADIAHPAGLIAKGLMNDPIPHCHIVTTTTHKTLRGPRGGMIMMGKDFENPFGLKTPKGEIRMMSSLLDGAVFPGNQGGPLEHIIAAKAVAFGEALTDNFFRYAMQVQKNAKAMAAAFVNRDYNIISGGTDNHMMLIDLRNKNLSGKEAENALVKAEITVNKNMVPFDDRSPFVTSGIRVGTAAITTRGLVEADMETIVALIDRVIMDHTNEEVLEQVADEVNDMMSERPIFVF
- a CDS encoding RNA polymerase sigma factor — its product is MGDTQGNFRKVYFEHRILVYNLALHYVLNIEDAEEITQDVFVKVHESFATFKNESSLKTWIYRITVNQSLDFIKRRDSKKRFFIFGRKSTSEKEYINLSSFEHPGIALEDKEKSKLLFSIIDQLPETQKTAFLLSKLEGLANPEIAAIMETSIGAVESLLVRAKKTLQEKLDGKFEGYRRKK
- a CDS encoding periplasmic heavy metal sensor, producing the protein MKKTTLLGIGIVLLLVINAATLGFVYFKAGPPPRHPEPKQVIAEMLHFDESQQHQYEEKIAWHRTRINELDGKIRKAKEQLYETLADNNSLKKDSLTQVLTELHKEIEETHYKHFSDIKSICKPEQQIYYKQLILDLPHLFGPQHKPKHKRN